The nucleotide window GAACAGGCGAACCTGGATGGTCCTTGACCTCGCCGATGAAGATGGTTACCTCGGACGCATCAGCTTTCCGAAAACCAAGGCCCATGGATTAATTCGGGCGGGGATGGTGGTCCGTTGCGTCGTGCTCAGTGATCGCAAGGATTTCAGCCGCTTGGGAGCGTTGACCGATGCCTGGTTGCCTGAAGTCCGGCTCTGGGTTGGGGACTACCCATTCCTGCTGAGGCCAGCCTTCGAAGATCTTTGCCGACTGCGCTTGCATACGAGCTCTCGTCATCCAAAGTTCTGAAAAGATGCGTTACGCTATGTAAAGACGCACGAGACAAATGTCCCAAGTACCTGCAAATTCACCAGTCATTCGCGGAGCAACCGTCACCACAGAGGATGGTGGCCGTTTGAACGCATTTGCCACTGAGCCCAGAATGGAAGTGGTGGACACTGAAAGCGGCTGGGGATTCCACGAGCGCGCTGAAAAACTGAATGGACGCATGGCCATGCTTGGCTTCATTGCTCTCCTGGCAACCGAATTCGCCTTGGGCGGCGAAGCCTTCACCCGCGGCCTTCTGGGCATCGGCTGATTCCTTGCCAGACGTTGCGGCATCTCACCGGTTCCTCATCGTTGGAGCCGGTCCAACAGGTTCACTTCTCGCCCTCGGTCTTGCACAACAGGGATATCAAGTCCTCTTGTGTGATCAACTGTCACGAGCCGAACTTGCCGCAAGAAGTCGTGCCTACGCCTTAACCCATTCGTCCAGGCGGTTATTGGAGCGACTTCACGTTTGGGATCAATTAAAAACATCTCTGGAGCCATTTGAATCCCTGCGGCTCGACGATCGAGTTCTGGGATTAACGGCCTGGTTCCGCCACCGTGATTTAAGACTCGGTAATCGAGGGTTTGAAGCGATTGGATGGATTTTGGATCACAAGCCGTTGATGACGGCGCTTCTGAGTGAGCTTGAAATCAACACGCTGGTTGATCTTCGCTACGGAATTGACGAACGATCCTTTTCTCAATTCCATAAGCATGCTGATTGGGTTGTCGCTGCAGACGGTGCTCGCTCCACGCTTCGTCGCTCTAGGGCTATGCCGTTCTGGAGTCACACCTATGAGCAAGGTTGCTTAACAGCCAAGGTTTCTCTTGAGGGCGCTGAGCAACGTTGTGCCTATGAATTGTTCAGGTCAGAAGGACCGATGGCTGTTCTGCCGTTGGGTGGAACGCATTACCAGGTTGTGTGGAGTGCACCCTTTCAGCACTGTCAGGAGCGCTCCAGCCTGCAAGCCGATCAGCTGCTCCAGCAGTTAGCGGCCGTGCTTCCGAAGGGAGTTCGTCCCACTGCTCTTTTGGATCACCCAGGGGCCTTCCCTCTGGAACTCAGTCTCGCCCCACAACTCAACCGCTCGAACCTGTTGTTGGTGGGGGAATCGGGGCATCGCTGCCACCCCGTTGGTGGTCAGGGATTGAATCTCTGCTGGAGGGATGTGAGCGACTTGCTCGATCTCACGCAATCCAGAGGTGTCAGCGGATCCCTTCCATCACATCTGGGGCGCCTCTACACCTGGCGACGCCTTCCTGATCTGACCAGTGTTCTGCTCTCCACAGACCTCCTGATCCGATTGTTCTCCAATCGACAGCCACTGATTCTGCCGATGCGGATCCTGATCATGAAGCTTCTGGCGAACCTCCGTTGGGTTCGTCGCATCAGTCTTTCAGCCATGACCGACGGGCCTGGCAACTTGTTCTCCCGCTTGCCAAAGTGTGGCCAAACGATTGCCCACCATGGTGATCAGCAGCGATCCACAACCTCAGCCAAGTCCAGCTCTGCTCAGTTTTCTTCAGCAGAAAATGGGACTTAGTGACAACGCACTCAATTTGGGATTGCGTCAAGCCGCATTGGACCAGGCTCCACTCCCTGTCGTGCTTTGGAGCTTCGGACTGCTGAACCTCAGCCAGTACCAAGATGTCCTGGACTGGCAACATCAACACGAGTGAGGAATCACTCGTAAATAATCAGAGATTCGACAGGAACACCAGCTGGCAGCTTCCTGCGCCCATCAAGTTCCGCTAGTTCAATCACGAAACCGCAACCGACGAGCACTCCGCCGGCCTTGGTCACCAATTCAGCCGAGGCCGAGGCAGTCCCCCCGGTGGCCAGCAGGTCGTCAACAAGCATCACCCTCGGATGATCAGTCAGAGCATCCGCGTGAATCTCCAGTCGATCACTGCCGTACTCGAGGGTGTAATCGATTCCGATCACTTCACCAGGCAATTTGCCTGGCTTGCGAACGGGTACAAACCCCTTCTGCAGCTGGGTTGCCAGCGCCGTTCCAACAATGAACCCCCTGGATTCGATGCCCACGATCAGATCCGGTTGCCATCGCTCACACACAGCAATCAGGCGTCGGATCACCTCAGCCCAGCCGGTGGGTTCTCGAAGCAAGGGGGCGATGTCTCGGAACAAGATTCCGGGCTTAGGGAAGTCGGGAATATCGCGAACGTACTGACGAAGATCCACAAGGTGGTGACGTAAAGGCCTTAACCCTGGCATCATCGCAGCCATGACCGATGTTTCAGTTCCGGCGGTATCCGATCCGTCTCAACCCGAAGCCGTTCTCGGCCGTCGTTCGCTTGAGCGCCTGGACCTTCTGCTGCTGACCGTGGAGTCACTTGATCTCAATGGTGGTGAAGCCATGCTTTGGGCAACCCGTCAGCTGGGATTCGAAGCGGTCTTCCCCAATCGTGTGGAACTCTGGAAGCGCCGATGCCACAACCCTCTGCGAC belongs to Synechococcus sp. WH 7805 and includes:
- a CDS encoding FAD-dependent monooxygenase, whose product is MPDVAASHRFLIVGAGPTGSLLALGLAQQGYQVLLCDQLSRAELAARSRAYALTHSSRRLLERLHVWDQLKTSLEPFESLRLDDRVLGLTAWFRHRDLRLGNRGFEAIGWILDHKPLMTALLSELEINTLVDLRYGIDERSFSQFHKHADWVVAADGARSTLRRSRAMPFWSHTYEQGCLTAKVSLEGAEQRCAYELFRSEGPMAVLPLGGTHYQVVWSAPFQHCQERSSLQADQLLQQLAAVLPKGVRPTALLDHPGAFPLELSLAPQLNRSNLLLVGESGHRCHPVGGQGLNLCWRDVSDLLDLTQSRGVSGSLPSHLGRLYTWRRLPDLTSVLLSTDLLIRLFSNRQPLILPMRILIMKLLANLRWVRRISLSAMTDGPGNLFSRLPKCGQTIAHHGDQQRSTTSAKSSSAQFSSAENGT
- a CDS encoding DUF2949 domain-containing protein → MVISSDPQPQPSPALLSFLQQKMGLSDNALNLGLRQAALDQAPLPVVLWSFGLLNLSQYQDVLDWQHQHE
- a CDS encoding adenine phosphoribosyltransferase, whose translation is MAAMMPGLRPLRHHLVDLRQYVRDIPDFPKPGILFRDIAPLLREPTGWAEVIRRLIAVCERWQPDLIVGIESRGFIVGTALATQLQKGFVPVRKPGKLPGEVIGIDYTLEYGSDRLEIHADALTDHPRVMLVDDLLATGGTASASAELVTKAGGVLVGCGFVIELAELDGRRKLPAGVPVESLIIYE